A single Glycine soja cultivar W05 chromosome 14, ASM419377v2, whole genome shotgun sequence DNA region contains:
- the LOC114382994 gene encoding uncharacterized protein LOC114382994, whose protein sequence is MNRNAYNKEEKGCCYFHPKQVVVGVCPLCLNERLLILAANQDHHHHHRLQSSTQRKASASIHKIFALGSLFTRHQLKSHNYYYDQDDASPSPEDSFISIKFEENGVASWEKSNTTAISNMSKKVRVESQVLDKDAKESKSVVEHGKSNNAFRWRKRMGRLVHFIPWKRSNKGGGVGHVEGVKVNRKGWMRTLTKRKTVE, encoded by the exons ATGAATAGAAATGCATACAACAAGGAGGAAAAAGGATGTTGCTATTTCCACCCAAAACAAGTGGTTGTTGGAGTGTGCCCCTTGTGCTTGAATGAGAGGCTCCTCATACTGGCTGCAAATCAAGACCATCATCACCATCACAGGCTTCAAAGTTCCACTCAGAGGAAGGCTTCAGCTTCCATTCACAAGATCTTTGCTCTTGGTTCTCTTTTCACTCGCCACCAATTAAAATCTCACAACTACTACTATGATCAAGATGATGCCTCTCCCAGCCCAGAAG ATTCATTCATCTCAATCAAGTTTGAAGAAAATGGAGTGGCCTCATGGGAGAAGAGCAACACCACCGCCATCTCAAATATGTCCAAGAAGGTGCGTGTAGAGAGCCAGGTCCTAGACAAGGACGCCAAGGAGAGCAAGAGCGTGGTAGAGCATGGCAAGTCAAATAACGCGTTTAGATGGCGAAAGCGTATGGGCCGTTTGGTCCACTTCATCCCATGGAAGAGGTCCAATAAGGGTGGTGGTGTGGGCCACGTTGAAGGAGTGAAGGTTAATAGAAAGGGTTGGATGAGAACCCTGACAAAGAGGAAGACCGTGGAATAA